In Streptomyces qaidamensis, one DNA window encodes the following:
- a CDS encoding SpoIIE family protein phosphatase — protein MSPDEVFDDGMAAARAVIAVDGTLTEWSEGARRLLGHTAAEVVGRPAAALLADGAELPSVPADSRWSGTLTLRHRDGHPVSVWVLAHRRPPDGPEAAEWLAVSPPEATGSGLPDDPLVRLALTQSPCATMIFDERLRLRGVNEAMADLLGLPAGRVLGLKPTDIGSRPQNSELEENLRRVLGTGRRQDMQTYMKATGENRAAHAWLARMAPLTDGTGRVCGVCVTAHDFSDQYRSRERLQLVNEASVRIGTTLDVTRTAQELADVCVPTLADFVSVDLLEAQEGGGEAPGTPAPPVHLRRAAHQSVNRGSPEAVVKPGQVDVYPENSPQAASLVAGRTVVASGSSGDLEQWLAWDPVRFQRVHEYGIHATMSVPLQARGTTLGVAVFTRFRRPEAFNDDDMLLAEEVTARAAVCIDNARRYSRERETTLTLQRSLLPRTLPHTAAVEAASRYLPAIRSGVGGDWFDVIPLSGMRVAMVVGDVVGHGIQASATMGRLRTAVRTLADIDLAPDELLTHLDDLVVRLSQESGGDNGTGEVGATCLYAVYDPVSRRCNLARAGHPLPLLVPPDGPARQLDLPSGPPLGVGGLPFESAEVELREGSVLAFHTDGLLASRERDLDASGRMLREALSAPSDSLDETCDRVLHSLLPPGGSSDDVALLLARTRGLPSAQVATWDIPADPALVAPIRKQVVDQLERWGLTEATFTAELVVSELVTNAIRYGAPPIRLRLIHDAATLICEVSDTNHTAPHLRRAKTWDEGGRGLLLVAQLTQRWGSRHTAEGKTIWSELALLGDEI, from the coding sequence ATGAGCCCGGACGAGGTGTTCGACGATGGCATGGCCGCCGCCCGTGCCGTCATCGCCGTCGACGGCACGCTCACCGAGTGGAGCGAGGGCGCCCGCCGGCTGCTGGGACACACCGCCGCCGAGGTCGTGGGCCGCCCGGCCGCAGCGCTGCTGGCCGACGGCGCGGAGCTCCCGTCCGTGCCGGCCGACTCCCGCTGGAGCGGCACCCTCACCCTGCGCCACCGTGACGGCCATCCCGTGTCCGTGTGGGTGCTCGCCCATCGCAGGCCGCCCGACGGGCCGGAGGCGGCCGAGTGGCTCGCGGTGTCCCCGCCGGAGGCCACCGGCTCCGGCCTGCCGGACGACCCGCTGGTGCGCCTGGCCCTGACGCAGTCGCCCTGCGCCACGATGATCTTCGACGAGCGGCTGCGGCTGCGCGGCGTCAACGAGGCCATGGCGGACCTCCTGGGGCTGCCCGCCGGGCGGGTGCTGGGCCTGAAGCCCACCGACATCGGCAGCCGGCCGCAGAACTCCGAGCTCGAGGAGAATCTGCGCCGGGTGCTGGGCACCGGCCGGCGGCAGGACATGCAGACGTACATGAAGGCCACCGGCGAGAACCGGGCCGCGCACGCCTGGCTGGCCAGGATGGCGCCGCTCACCGACGGGACCGGCCGGGTGTGCGGCGTGTGCGTGACGGCCCACGACTTCTCCGACCAGTACCGGTCGCGGGAGCGGCTGCAGCTGGTCAACGAGGCGAGCGTGCGCATCGGCACCACCCTCGACGTCACCCGGACCGCCCAGGAGCTGGCGGACGTGTGCGTCCCCACGCTGGCCGACTTCGTCAGTGTCGACCTGCTGGAGGCGCAGGAGGGCGGCGGCGAGGCTCCCGGTACGCCGGCCCCGCCGGTGCATCTGCGCCGGGCCGCACACCAGTCGGTCAACCGGGGCAGCCCCGAAGCGGTCGTCAAGCCCGGGCAGGTCGACGTCTACCCGGAGAACTCCCCGCAGGCCGCCTCGCTGGTCGCGGGTCGCACCGTCGTGGCCTCGGGCTCCTCCGGCGACCTGGAGCAGTGGCTCGCCTGGGACCCGGTGCGCTTCCAGCGGGTCCACGAGTACGGCATCCACGCCACGATGTCCGTCCCGCTCCAGGCCCGGGGCACGACCCTCGGCGTGGCGGTCTTCACCCGCTTCCGTCGGCCCGAGGCGTTCAACGACGACGACATGCTGCTGGCCGAGGAGGTCACGGCCCGGGCCGCCGTCTGCATCGACAACGCGCGCCGCTACTCCCGCGAGCGCGAGACCACCCTCACCCTGCAGCGCAGTCTGCTGCCCCGCACCCTGCCGCACACCGCCGCGGTGGAGGCGGCCTCCCGCTATCTGCCGGCCATCCGCTCCGGCGTGGGCGGCGACTGGTTCGACGTGATCCCGTTGTCCGGGATGCGGGTCGCCATGGTCGTCGGCGACGTCGTCGGTCACGGCATCCAGGCCTCGGCCACCATGGGCCGGCTGCGCACCGCCGTGCGCACCCTCGCCGACATCGACCTGGCCCCCGACGAACTGCTCACCCACCTCGACGACCTGGTCGTCCGGCTGTCCCAGGAGTCCGGCGGGGACAACGGCACCGGAGAGGTGGGCGCGACCTGCCTCTACGCGGTCTACGACCCGGTGTCGCGGCGCTGCAACCTGGCCCGGGCGGGACATCCGCTGCCCCTGCTCGTGCCGCCGGACGGCCCGGCCCGGCAGCTCGACCTGCCCTCGGGCCCCCCGCTGGGTGTCGGGGGGCTGCCGTTCGAGTCCGCCGAGGTGGAACTGCGGGAGGGCAGCGTCCTGGCGTTCCACACGGACGGGCTGCTGGCGAGCCGCGAGCGGGACCTCGACGCGAGCGGCCGGATGCTCCGCGAGGCCCTGTCGGCGCCCTCCGACTCCCTGGACGAGACCTGCGACCGCGTGCTGCACAGCCTGCTCCCGCCGGGCGGCTCCAGCGACGACGTGGCGCTGCTGCTGGCCCGCACCCGAGGCCTGCCGTCCGCCCAGGTCGCCACCTGGGACATCCCCGCCGACCCGGCACTGGTGGCCCCCATCCGCAAGCAGGTCGTCGACCAGCTCGAACGCTGGGGGCTGACCGAGGCCACGTTCACCGCCGAGCTGGTCGTGAGCGAACTGGTCACCAACGCCATCCGCTACGGCGCCCCGCCCATCCGGCTGCGGCTGATCCACGACGCGGCCACCCTGATCTGCGAGGTGTCCGACACCAACCACACGGCCCCGCACCTGCGCCGGGCCAAGACCTGGGACGAGGGCGGCCGCGGTCTGCTCCTGGTCGCCCAGCTCACCCAGCGATGGGGCAGCAGGCACACCGCCGAGGGCAAGACGATCTGGTCGGAGCTGGCCCTGCTCGGCGACGAGATCTGA
- a CDS encoding glycoside hydrolase family 2 TIM barrel-domain containing protein gives MSVTRRSVLLASAATPAAGALLGAPEAWAAGEARGASGRRTVALRDGWRFALVNPGGITDPTGAYAEAHLPGFDDSGWRESAVPHDWSIEQTPTTEHGTTSGTGFLPGGLGWYRLAFTLPPALAGKRISVEFDGVYMDSTVYCNGKEAGRHPYGYTGFALDLTVLVHTDGTTENVIAVQVRNRLPSSRWYSGSGIYREARLVITEPVHVARWGTRVTTPEISVERALVRVATSVVNASGTDADVEVVSRIVDRKGRTVARASSAAAVSAERTETQELTVRRPELWDFGAPHRYTLHTELRVGGRTTDTYRTVFGFRTFRFDPDEGFFLNGTHHKIKGVDLHHDLGALGAAVSVDAVRRQLEIMRSMGVNALRTSHNPPAPEVIQVCEELGVVMLVEAFDCWRTGKNRYDYGRFFDEWCEKDATEMVLAARNSPAVLSWSIGNEVPDSTSTAGLAMADRIIDAIRAADDTRPLVIGSDKYRRLPAKGSAADLMLAKLDGLGLNYNTAKSVDQLHAAYPHLFLFESESSSETSTRGAYQEPEHLNTGENHTPGRRATSSYDNNLASWTMSGEYGHKKDRDRKWFAGQFLWSGIDYIGEPTPYDVFPVKASFFGAVDTAGFPKDMYYLFRSQWTERPMVHLLPMTWNHSEGDTVEVWAYANVDTVELYLNGTSLGVRRFDTKKTVDGRTYLETTEATGDDKTFTDGPYPGSYTSPNGSAGKLHLTWRVPFAPGELKAVARQGGKVVATDVLRTAGAPHAIRLTADRTSLAADGRSLVFVTAEVVDRRGVVVPDAEHLLSFEVAGGSLAGLDNGRQESAERYQASTRTVFAGKALAIVRSGTRAGAVKVTARAEGLRTGTVTVRATPAGDRAETTPPAFGPEHPAPPGRPHADASYSGRPDTLPAAMLDGDPATGWSNGFFKQATPLLPAFDGARAEDWVSVDHGRTRGFDRVDVSFTVDATHSLPAAIEVAVWDGRAWQAARDTRIEWAAASDAPTAITFKPLRGSRIRLTLTSRHPDEAHGAIRISRLETA, from the coding sequence ATGTCGGTCACGCGCAGATCGGTCCTGCTCGCCTCCGCGGCCACGCCCGCGGCCGGGGCGCTGCTCGGCGCCCCGGAGGCGTGGGCCGCCGGGGAGGCGCGCGGTGCGTCCGGCCGCCGGACTGTCGCACTGCGCGACGGCTGGCGCTTCGCGCTGGTGAACCCGGGCGGCATCACCGATCCGACCGGCGCCTACGCCGAAGCGCACCTGCCCGGCTTCGACGACTCCGGATGGCGCGAGAGCGCCGTCCCGCACGACTGGAGCATCGAGCAGACCCCCACCACCGAGCACGGCACCACCAGCGGCACCGGCTTCCTGCCCGGGGGCCTCGGCTGGTACCGCCTGGCCTTCACCCTGCCGCCCGCCCTCGCCGGCAAACGGATCTCGGTCGAGTTCGACGGCGTCTACATGGACTCCACCGTCTACTGCAACGGCAAGGAGGCCGGCCGCCACCCCTACGGCTACACCGGCTTCGCCCTCGACCTCACCGTCCTGGTGCACACCGACGGCACCACCGAGAACGTGATCGCCGTCCAGGTCCGGAACCGGCTCCCCAGCAGCCGCTGGTACTCGGGCAGCGGCATCTACCGCGAGGCCCGCCTGGTGATCACCGAGCCGGTCCACGTGGCCCGCTGGGGCACCCGCGTCACCACGCCCGAGATCTCCGTCGAGCGGGCCCTCGTACGGGTCGCCACCTCCGTCGTCAACGCCTCGGGCACGGACGCCGACGTCGAGGTCGTCTCCCGGATCGTCGACCGCAAGGGCCGGACGGTCGCCCGTGCCTCCTCCGCCGCGGCCGTCTCCGCCGAGCGGACCGAGACCCAGGAACTCACCGTCCGGCGCCCCGAGTTGTGGGACTTCGGAGCCCCGCACCGCTACACCCTGCACACCGAACTGCGCGTCGGCGGCCGGACCACCGACACCTACCGCACGGTCTTCGGCTTCCGGACCTTCCGCTTCGACCCGGACGAGGGCTTCTTCCTCAACGGAACCCACCACAAGATCAAGGGCGTCGACCTCCACCACGACCTGGGCGCACTCGGCGCCGCCGTCAGCGTCGACGCCGTCCGCCGGCAGCTGGAGATCATGCGGTCCATGGGCGTCAACGCCCTGCGCACCTCCCACAACCCGCCCGCGCCCGAGGTGATCCAGGTCTGCGAGGAGCTGGGCGTCGTCATGCTGGTGGAGGCGTTCGACTGCTGGCGCACCGGCAAGAACCGGTACGACTACGGCCGCTTCTTCGACGAGTGGTGCGAGAAGGACGCCACCGAGATGGTGCTGGCGGCCCGCAACTCGCCCGCCGTACTGAGCTGGTCCATCGGCAACGAGGTCCCCGACTCCACCTCCACGGCAGGCCTCGCCATGGCCGACCGGATCATCGACGCGATCAGGGCCGCCGACGACACCCGACCGCTGGTCATCGGCTCCGACAAGTACCGCCGCCTGCCCGCCAAGGGCTCCGCGGCCGATCTCATGCTGGCCAAGCTGGACGGCCTCGGCCTCAACTACAACACCGCCAAGTCGGTGGACCAGCTGCACGCGGCCTACCCGCACCTGTTCCTCTTCGAGTCCGAGTCCTCCTCGGAGACCTCCACCCGCGGCGCCTACCAGGAGCCGGAGCACCTCAACACCGGCGAGAATCACACACCGGGCAGACGGGCGACCTCCTCCTACGACAACAACCTCGCCTCCTGGACGATGAGCGGCGAGTACGGCCACAAGAAGGACCGGGACCGCAAGTGGTTCGCCGGGCAGTTCCTGTGGTCGGGCATCGACTACATCGGCGAGCCCACGCCGTACGACGTCTTCCCGGTCAAGGCGTCGTTCTTCGGCGCCGTCGACACCGCGGGCTTCCCGAAGGACATGTACTACCTCTTCCGGAGCCAGTGGACCGAGCGGCCGATGGTCCACCTGCTCCCGATGACCTGGAACCACAGTGAGGGCGACACGGTCGAGGTCTGGGCGTACGCGAACGTCGACACCGTCGAGCTGTACCTCAACGGCACGTCCCTGGGCGTACGGCGCTTCGACACCAAGAAGACCGTGGACGGCCGCACCTACCTGGAGACGACCGAGGCGACCGGCGACGACAAGACCTTCACCGACGGCCCCTACCCCGGCAGCTACACCAGCCCGAACGGCAGCGCCGGCAAGCTCCACCTCACGTGGCGGGTGCCCTTCGCGCCGGGCGAGCTGAAGGCCGTCGCACGGCAGGGCGGCAAGGTGGTCGCCACCGACGTACTGCGCACCGCCGGAGCCCCGCACGCGATACGCCTGACCGCGGACCGCACGTCCCTCGCCGCGGACGGCCGCTCCCTGGTCTTCGTGACCGCCGAGGTCGTCGACCGGCGCGGTGTGGTGGTGCCCGACGCGGAGCACCTGCTCTCCTTCGAGGTGGCGGGCGGCTCCCTCGCCGGGCTCGACAACGGCCGCCAGGAGAGCGCCGAGCGCTACCAGGCGAGCACCCGGACCGTCTTCGCCGGCAAGGCCCTCGCCATCGTCCGGTCCGGCACGAGGGCCGGCGCGGTGAAGGTGACCGCCCGCGCCGAGGGGCTGCGCACCGGCACGGTGACCGTACGCGCCACCCCGGCCGGCGACCGGGCCGAAACGACCCCGCCCGCCTTCGGACCGGAGCATCCGGCTCCCCCGGGCCGCCCGCACGCGGATGCCAGTTACTCCGGCCGCCCGGACACCCTGCCCGCCGCCATGCTCGACGGTGATCCGGCCACCGGCTGGTCCAACGGCTTCTTCAAGCAGGCCACGCCCTTGCTGCCGGCCTTCGACGGCGCGCGGGCCGAGGACTGGGTCTCGGTCGACCACGGGCGCACGCGCGGCTTCGACCGGGTGGACGTCTCCTTCACGGTGGATGCCACGCACAGCCTGCCCGCGGCGATCGAGGTCGCCGTATGGGACGGCCGGGCGTGGCAGGCCGCGCGGGACACCCGTATCGAGTGGGCCGCCGCCTCCGACGCTCCCACCGCGATCACCTTCAAGCCCCTGCGCGGCTCCCGGATCCGGCTCACCCTGACAAGCCGCCACCCCGACGAGGCGCATGGCGCGATACGCATCAGCCGGCTGGAGACGGCCTAG
- a CDS encoding ricin-type beta-trefoil lectin domain protein yields the protein MKDAGPSNSPAPARRFAVTDEQLSAELRKWTGATPALHPVGELLDRHWEAAFGYARLCTDGPRSAGMLTTAAFTRLFGETLRQNGPTSAWRPHLLVTVRRIAAEWAGDHRLGMLHPELLTGEGERPASRLLPSQRRRLLSGAFQRLPQSARCLLWHVEVEAEPLTSPAGLLGLDEEGARVELDRARDRLREECLQLHRELAPDEECRRYLRLLDVTYRRGGLALDPDLRAHIEGCGHCDAAADQLDQFNHGLGAALSEAVLGWGGRAYAQSRANEAGESAGSGPPTERGRPGGAAGAATAEIPAAAARELFPDPVALAREVFPDPAGMAYEIIPDPVRPAREPFPEPARERREVFPDPVPAAREPSPGPAGEGRGAFPDPVALAGTVGESFTDPGGPAAVPLPPAAAGAGTPLDRAQAPVTTGEGLSVPPPVSAPPGPRPEGPRTAARRSAHRTARRAARRRNLTAGILTVSGLVVLPLVLWSTGNGGDGAPAGADRPSGEAPDAEAGGVTTDPSWAGADEAAKGALRGRLHNVASGLCVGIDGKKAVEDGEAELTTCSADAAQQWTYETDGLLRNGAAPDLCLDSQLGYSVRLAPCAGASRPDPKNIRYDFTLQGSLVPRWDQDLALAPAATNGSGALVLKARTDDEAQRWVIDTSKADLQMEAVNWNAAAPAPRPTPPPTPTPSKTPESTPTPSATSPAPKPKPSSPAATEPPCYRYGYYCDADGGYGNPGYGYPGYGYGPGYGSGGYGGDGRR from the coding sequence TTGAAAGACGCAGGCCCGTCGAATTCCCCGGCCCCGGCCCGCAGGTTCGCCGTGACGGACGAGCAACTGAGCGCGGAGCTCAGGAAGTGGACCGGGGCCACACCCGCACTCCACCCCGTCGGCGAACTGCTGGACCGGCACTGGGAGGCGGCCTTCGGCTACGCCCGGCTGTGCACCGACGGCCCGCGCTCCGCGGGCATGCTCACCACCGCCGCTTTCACCCGGCTCTTCGGCGAGACCCTCCGCCAGAACGGCCCGACCTCCGCCTGGCGTCCCCATCTGCTCGTCACCGTGCGGCGCATCGCGGCCGAGTGGGCCGGTGACCACAGACTCGGCATGCTCCACCCGGAGCTGCTCACCGGCGAGGGCGAGCGCCCCGCCTCCCGGCTGCTGCCCTCGCAGCGGCGCCGTCTGCTGTCCGGGGCCTTCCAGCGGCTGCCCCAGTCCGCCCGCTGCCTGCTGTGGCACGTCGAGGTCGAGGCCGAACCCCTCACCTCCCCGGCCGGGCTGCTCGGACTGGACGAGGAGGGCGCACGCGTCGAACTGGACCGGGCCCGGGACCGGCTGCGCGAGGAATGCCTCCAACTGCACCGCGAACTCGCCCCCGACGAGGAGTGCCGGCGCTATCTGCGCCTGCTCGACGTGACGTACCGGCGCGGGGGTCTCGCCCTCGACCCCGATCTACGCGCGCATATCGAGGGCTGCGGGCACTGCGACGCCGCCGCCGACCAACTGGACCAGTTCAACCACGGCCTCGGCGCCGCCCTCTCGGAGGCGGTGCTGGGCTGGGGCGGGCGGGCGTACGCGCAGAGCCGGGCGAACGAGGCGGGGGAGAGCGCCGGGAGCGGGCCTCCCACGGAGCGCGGGCGGCCCGGGGGAGCGGCCGGCGCGGCCACCGCCGAGATCCCGGCCGCCGCGGCACGTGAGCTGTTCCCGGACCCGGTGGCCCTGGCGCGCGAGGTCTTCCCGGACCCGGCCGGCATGGCGTACGAGATCATTCCCGACCCGGTTCGGCCGGCGCGTGAGCCTTTCCCCGAGCCGGCCCGTGAGCGGCGTGAGGTCTTTCCGGATCCGGTCCCGGCAGCGCGTGAGCCTTCCCCCGGGCCGGCCGGTGAGGGGCGCGGGGCCTTCCCGGACCCGGTCGCCCTCGCCGGCACCGTCGGGGAGTCGTTCACCGATCCGGGCGGCCCGGCGGCCGTGCCGCTGCCTCCCGCAGCGGCAGGGGCGGGCACGCCCCTCGACAGGGCCCAGGCTCCGGTCACGACCGGTGAGGGCCTCTCCGTGCCGCCGCCCGTCTCCGCACCCCCGGGTCCCCGGCCCGAAGGTCCCCGGACCGCAGCCAGAAGATCCGCCCACAGGACGGCCCGCCGTGCCGCCCGGCGACGCAACCTCACCGCGGGCATCCTGACGGTCAGCGGCCTCGTCGTCCTGCCGCTGGTCCTGTGGTCCACCGGCAACGGCGGCGACGGCGCCCCGGCCGGCGCCGACCGGCCCTCCGGTGAAGCACCCGACGCCGAGGCGGGCGGGGTGACCACCGACCCGTCCTGGGCCGGGGCGGACGAGGCCGCGAAGGGCGCCCTGCGCGGGCGGCTGCACAACGTCGCCTCGGGCCTGTGCGTGGGCATCGACGGCAAGAAGGCCGTAGAGGACGGCGAGGCAGAACTCACGACCTGCTCCGCGGACGCCGCCCAGCAGTGGACCTACGAGACCGACGGACTGCTGCGCAACGGCGCCGCCCCCGACCTGTGCCTGGACTCGCAGCTGGGCTACTCGGTGCGGCTGGCCCCCTGCGCGGGCGCGTCCCGGCCGGACCCGAAGAACATCCGCTACGACTTCACCCTCCAGGGCTCCCTCGTGCCCCGCTGGGACCAGGACCTCGCCCTGGCCCCGGCCGCGACCAACGGCTCGGGAGCCCTGGTCCTCAAGGCCCGGACGGACGACGAGGCCCAGCGCTGGGTGATCGACACCTCCAAGGCCGACCTCCAGATGGAGGCCGTCAACTGGAACGCGGCCGCTCCGGCCCCGCGCCCCACCCCCCCCCCCACTCCCACCCCGTCGAAGACGCCCGAGTCCACACCGACGCCGTCCGCGACCTCCCCGGCCCCGAAGCCGAAGCCGAGCAGCCCGGCGGCCACCGAACCGCCCTGCTACCGCTACGGCTACTACTGCGACGCGGACGGCGGGTACGGCAACCCGGGATACGGCTACCCCGGCTATGGATACGGCCCCGGCTACGGCTCTGGCGGCTACGGCGGAGACGGCCGCCGCTGA
- a CDS encoding arsenic transporter — protein sequence MNTPLAEVLSVTLLAAVLVWAVARPKGLPEAVLAVPAAGLALALGVISPEHAWEEVQRLGPVVGFLAAVLVLAHFCDVEGLFTACGAWMARWAAGRPTRLLTAVFALASVITAVLSLDATVVLLTPVVLATATRMGVRARPHLYACAHLSNTASLLLPVSNLTNLLAFTASGLSFTRFAALMALPWLVAIAAEYLVFRRFFDDELAAPLPSPDPERRPEPLPLFALVTVGCTLAGFVVASAVGIEPAWAATAGALVLAGRALLRRRATPLTVVRSASPAFLAFVLALGVVVRAVVDHGLADALRRVLPDGSGLLTLLGVAALAAVLANLVNNLPAVLVLLPLTAGAGPGAVLAVLLGVNIGPNLTYAGSLATLLWRRIVQQHGHRVGLGEFTRLGLLAVPAALVPAVAALWLSLTVVGA from the coding sequence CTGAACACCCCGCTTGCCGAAGTCCTGTCCGTGACGCTGCTGGCCGCCGTGCTGGTCTGGGCCGTCGCCCGCCCGAAGGGCCTGCCCGAGGCCGTGCTGGCGGTGCCGGCCGCAGGGCTCGCCCTCGCCCTCGGAGTGATCTCGCCGGAGCACGCCTGGGAGGAGGTCCAGCGGCTGGGGCCGGTGGTCGGCTTCCTCGCGGCCGTGCTGGTACTCGCCCACTTCTGCGACGTCGAGGGGCTGTTCACGGCGTGCGGGGCATGGATGGCCCGCTGGGCCGCCGGGCGCCCCACCCGGCTGCTCACCGCGGTGTTCGCGCTGGCGTCCGTCATCACGGCCGTGCTCAGCCTGGACGCGACCGTCGTCCTGCTGACTCCGGTGGTGCTCGCCACCGCCACCCGGATGGGCGTCCGAGCCCGGCCGCACCTGTACGCGTGCGCCCATCTGTCGAACACCGCCTCGCTGCTGCTGCCGGTCTCGAACCTGACCAACCTGCTGGCGTTCACGGCGAGCGGGCTGAGCTTCACCCGCTTCGCCGCGCTGATGGCACTGCCCTGGCTGGTCGCGATCGCCGCCGAGTACCTGGTGTTCCGGCGCTTCTTCGACGACGAACTGGCCGCGCCCCTCCCCTCCCCCGACCCCGAGCGGCGTCCCGAGCCGCTGCCGCTGTTCGCCCTCGTCACGGTCGGCTGCACGCTCGCCGGGTTCGTGGTCGCCTCCGCCGTGGGGATCGAGCCGGCCTGGGCCGCGACGGCCGGTGCGCTGGTGCTGGCCGGCCGGGCACTGCTCCGGCGGCGGGCGACGCCGCTGACGGTGGTGCGGTCCGCCTCGCCGGCCTTCCTCGCGTTCGTGCTCGCGCTCGGCGTCGTGGTGCGCGCGGTCGTCGACCACGGGCTCGCCGACGCGCTGCGGCGTGTGCTGCCCGACGGGTCGGGGCTGCTCACGCTGCTGGGCGTGGCCGCGCTGGCCGCCGTCCTGGCGAACCTCGTCAACAACCTGCCCGCGGTGCTGGTGCTGCTGCCCCTGACCGCCGGGGCCGGTCCCGGGGCCGTGCTGGCGGTACTGCTCGGTGTGAACATCGGCCCCAACCTGACCTATGCCGGATCACTGGCGACCCTGCTGTGGCGCCGGATCGTGCAGCAGCACGGGCACCGGGTCGGGCTCGGGGAGTTCACTCGGCTCGGACTGCTCGCCGTACCGGCCGCGCTGGTGCCGGCCGTGGCGGCCCTGTGGCTGTCCCTGACCGTGGTCGGGGCCTGA